The Phragmites australis chromosome 15, lpPhrAust1.1, whole genome shotgun sequence genome window below encodes:
- the LOC133892420 gene encoding uncharacterized protein LOC133892420, producing the protein MAASEKPVRPWTAASTWAPAGGGALEDAVSFETSDDDAEASPAGVVLSRPPPNGDGDAPSCEVTVSFRRKYEIHRVYVRSTARIYEIYQSTDTKGTSKDYLCTVRCGLAVKEPQPSGEESMAQWSSSASTSEKRDNETKSVSSSSDEDSWVDVKIPEYSVGNNISESQERHAIGTCQENTLAHYEATAEMTDVSPCVSLTIRLLSLQSKTSVHIEEIYIFADPVESTNDNSVKGPGNLGGSSLLAMLVPGLMQMPKSRNRKIDDGYFSHGSRTQLTQDCAIKENSPYEKIAQEAGTCIRDNSKNKPAGIESEISPTDRGTVSNEKSNQCGFQLKDPKSLPLPVQTTESKQVPPMKDQRLSNIDQLANPLLSDNFTPYTHIERKLDTLLSKVEKMELYCSRFEDSMIKPLGSIEARLQRLEQQFDSFSVEIQSLQGSSARISAPDDLSDMTNSQEKAHNDGNATTPASITDKKPGLALRAPYFSSEDSCGYNVTNENQVNFRGPNMVQRLLVKVPDFISQRVLTGEKLHDGPFSPVEYALSSEKERKTSPGLVVKVPEFPDDDDDEVEEEKEAEVGDHDDGHTQYDDTPSKSAVDSSKSKKPVSINGALASALEALSTSTKGTPSLKSVVCTASNLSDSSSCSLCPEKIDEISIKDGSADQFPGASGIANLVSTFLSYQEIDAAPHTSLSKAMLDDKVEVNELNNDLNSDKVAFAASTESLDVPSQSHSVEESIDDGSWVNELKNGPNFDTMPFVASTGPLDPPQPPTVFEAVDNEAQVNENRPAVSLAEYLAARNASSCKNGTSEVCCSNDGVEKLPFERTLAGAGKNSKNISQMLVKNALEVDADDRKLFCSVPIGANFEGSSYKAPCNAANGHNISTIETMSDKDCGLENTENSFKLSVGMDSIFSQCSAIKSKKKWIENGSLDWSLDESFSKLNAEYSLSNWSSMESFSGAPAKEPVVSVNTTSGKYVEDLLAIGVCSIATPTAGEELQKVCDLFYEYKDDMLGMTSTAKRTSKSSPSLEVLLGESSDSEAQISDLEDIDNEASIGSAQLFSTFSSSDDDATAADKPLVDVADLTTPSEPYASALDEPLFDVADLTNPSGTHAHAVDEPLADAFDPPNPSETNASGANEPLANGDDMSVETVAGGSSGEHLDSLI; encoded by the exons ATGGCGGCGTCGGAGAAGCCCGTCCGGCCCTGGACGGCGGCCAGCACGTGGGCcccggccggcggcggggccTTGGAGGACGCCGTCTCGTTTGAGACCTCGGACGACGACGCCGAGGCGTCCCCCGCGGGCGTCGTGCTCTCTCGCCCGCCTCCCAACGGGGACGGCGATGCCCCTTCCTGCGAGGTCACTG TTAGTTTCAGGAGAAAGTACGAGATTCATAGGGTCTATGTGCGGAGCACAGCTCGGATTTATGAAATATACCAATCTACCGACACAAAGGGTACCAGCAAGGATTATCTATGCACTGTACGTTGTGGACTTGCCGTTAAAGAACCTCAGCCCTCAGGTGAAGAAAGTATGGCCCAATGGAGTAGCAGTGCTTCAACTAGTGAAAAGCGTGATAATGAGACGAAAAGCGTAAGCAGTAGCAGTGATGAAGACAGCTGGGTTGATGTCAAAATCCCAGAGTATTCTGTGGGAAACAACATATCAGAATCTCAAGAAAGGCATGCAATTGGAACCTGCCAAGAAAATACACTG GCACACTATGAAGCAACTGCTGAAATGACTGATGTGAGCCCATGTGTATCTCTTACTATCCGTCTTCTGTCACTTCAATCAAAAACTTCAGTGCACATTGAGGAGATCTACATATTTGCTGATCCTGTTGAGTCCACAAATGATAATTCAGTAAAAGGTCCTGGAAACTTGGGAGGTAGTTCTTTGTTGGCCATGCTTGTTCCTGGCCTTATGCAAATGCCAAAATCAAGGAACCGTAAAATTGATGATGGATATTTTTCTCATGGATCAAGGACTCAACTTACCCAAGATTGTGCAATAAAAGAGAACAGCCCATATGAAAAGATTGCACAGGAAGCAGGTACATGTATCAGAGACAATTCAAAAAATAAGCCAGCAGGGATCGAAAGCGAAATAAGTCCTACAGACAGAGGGACAGTATCTAATGAAAAAAGCAACCAATGTGGATTCCAGTTAAAGGATCCCAAGTCCCTTCCTTTGCCTGTACAGACAACAGAAAGTAAACAAGTGCCACCAATGAAGGACCAACGACTATCAAATATAGATCAGCTTGCTAATCCCCTCTTGAGTGATAATTTTACTCCTTACACTCATATTGAGAGAAAGCTGGATACTCTGCTCTCTAAGGTAGAGAAGATGGAATTatattgctctaggtttgaggACAGCATGATAAAGCCCCTCGGCAGCATTGAGGCAAGGCTTCAGCGACTGGAGCAACAGTTTGATTCATTCTCTGTGGAGATTCAGTCTTTACAAGGTTCTTCTGCAAGGATATCAGCACCAGATGATCTGTCTGATATGACTAACTCACAAGAGAAAGCACATAATGATGGTAATGCTACAACTCCTGCTTCTATAACTGACAAGAAGCCAGGTTTAGCTCTCAGGGCGCCATATTTTTCTTCTGAAGATTCTTGTGGTTATAATGTAaccaatgaaaatcaagttaaCTTCCGTGGGCCTAACATGGTGCAAAGACTGCTTGTGAAGGTCCCTGATTTTATTTCTCAACGCGTGTTAACTGGTGAAAAGCTTCACGATGGGCCTTTCTCACCAGTTGAATATGCTCTATCTTCTGAAAAAGAACGTAAGACTTCCCCAGGTTTAGTTGTCAAGGTTCCTGAATTcccagatgatgatgatgacgaagtggaggaagagaaagaagcaGAAGTTGGTGATCATGATGATGGTCACACACAATATGATGATACTCCGAGCAAAAGTGCCGTTGACAGCTCCAAAAGCAAAAAACCTGTGTCTATCAATGGTGCATTAGCTTCCGCATTGGAGGCATTGTCCACTTCCACCAAAGGAACGCCATCTTTAAAGTCTGTTGTTTGCACTGCCAGTAATTTAAGTGATTCCTCGAGTTGTTCTCTTTGTCCTGAAAAAATTGATGAGATATCCATTAAAGATGGTTCAGCTGACCAATTTCCGGGTGCATCTGGCATTGCAAATTTGGTCAGTACCTTCCTATCTTATCAGGAAATTGATGCAGCTCCACATACTTCTCTTTCAAAGGCAATGTTGGATGACAAGGTTGAGGTAAATGAACTGAACAATGATCTCAATTCAGACAAGGTGGCATTTGCTGCAAGCACAGAATCATTGGATGTTCCTTCACAGTCTCATTCAGTTGAGGAATCTATTGATGATGGAAGTTGGGTAAATGAACTGAAAAATGGTCCTAATTTTGACACAATGCCATTTGTCGCAAGCACTGGACCTTTGGATCCTCCTCAGCCTCCTACAGTTTTTGAAGCAGTTGATAATGAAGCTCAGGTGAATGAAAATAGACCTGCTGTATCCTTAGCAGAGTATCTTGCAGCAAGAAATGCTAGCTCTTGTAAGAATGGTACTTCTGAGGTATGCTGCAGTAATGATGGTGTTGAGAAACTGCCCTTTGAGAGAACATTGGCTGGAGCTGGTAAAAACTCGAAAAATATCAGTCAAATGCTAGTGAAGAATGCTCTTGAGGTTGATGCGGATGACAGAAAACTATTTTGTAGTGTACCCATTGGGGCAAACTTTGAAGGATCAAGCTATAAAGCTCCTTGCAATGCTGCTAATGGGCACAATATCAGTACAATAGAAACTATGTCAGATAAGGACTGTGGCCTGGAGAATACAGAGAACAGCTTTAAGCTTTCTGTTGGGATGGACTCTATATTTAGTCAGTGTAGTGCTATAAAATCCAAGAAAAAATGGATTGAGAACGGCAGCTTGGACTGGAGCCTAGATGAGAGCTTCTCGAAACTGAATGCGGAATATTCCTTGTCAAATTGGAGCAGTATGGAGTCGTTTAGTGGTGCACCTGCCAAAGAACCTGTTGTTTCAGTGAATACCACATCAGGAAAGTATGTGGAAGATCTTCTTGCAATTGGAGTTTGTTCCATTGCGACTCCAACTGCTGGGGAAGAGCTGCAAAAGGTTTGTGACTTGTTTTATGAGTACAAGGATGACATGTTGGGCATGACCTCCACAGCGAAGAGAACAAGTAAGAGCAGCCCATCTCTTGAAGTGTTGCTTGGCGAATCATCTGATTCTGAAGCGCAAATTTCTGATCTGGAGGACATTGACAATGAGGCCAGCATTGGTTCAGCTCAATTGTTTAGTACATTCTCATCTTCAGATGATGATGCTACTGCTGCGGACAAACCTTTAGTTGATGTTGCTGACCTGACCACACCATCAGAGCCATATGCTTCTGCCCTCGACGAGCCTTTGTTTGATGTGGCTGATCTGACAAACCCTTCAGGGACACATGCTCATGCAGTGGATGAGCCTTTGGCTGATGCGTTTGATCCTCCAAACCCTTCAGAGACAAATGCTTCTGGCGCAAACGAGCCTCTGGCCAACGGAGATGATATGTCTGTGGAGACAGTTGCTGGAGGGAGCAGCGGAGAACATCTTGACAGTCTTATATAG